One stretch of Acidobacteriota bacterium DNA includes these proteins:
- a CDS encoding FAD-binding oxidoreductase, which translates to MTEPSTSRQGEPLPASTRCIIIGAGFAGAATAWALARTGHGPGLILEREFTFGVHASGRNAAIMRLIEADPVIRALATRSDRHIRALSAEVPLLRPTGGYTLASGGDVAALESLGDSLRRDGISVEPLTAAAARARVPALAEVRFDGALWSPAESVVEIHELLSLYLERAGRGGFRLHTKVQVDDLIVEGGRVSGVHAGDRDIRADVVIDASGAWAGRLGRAAPLPLRPLRRHLFVTGPAPGWHRDGPVVWIWESDLYARPEGEGVLISPCDETLTAPIAPDVDPAAIDLLAEKVAAHAPGLQDLELRRAWACLRTFAPDRRPVIGADPDLPGLFHVSGLGGFGMSCSAAVGELAAATIADQPVEWIDAGCVSAGRYRSSSPLTISHAARAT; encoded by the coding sequence GTGACCGAACCTTCCACCAGCCGACAAGGAGAGCCGCTCCCGGCCAGCACGCGCTGCATCATCATCGGCGCCGGCTTCGCCGGGGCCGCCACCGCGTGGGCGCTCGCGCGAACCGGCCACGGCCCCGGACTGATCCTCGAACGGGAGTTCACGTTCGGCGTTCACGCCTCGGGACGCAACGCCGCGATCATGCGGCTGATCGAGGCCGACCCGGTCATCCGCGCGCTGGCGACAAGATCCGATCGGCACATCCGCGCGCTCAGTGCTGAGGTCCCGCTGCTGCGGCCGACGGGCGGGTACACGCTGGCTTCGGGCGGAGACGTCGCGGCGCTCGAGAGCCTCGGCGACTCGCTCCGCCGCGACGGAATATCGGTCGAGCCGCTGACGGCGGCGGCCGCCCGCGCGCGTGTCCCCGCGCTTGCGGAGGTGCGGTTCGACGGCGCGCTCTGGTCTCCGGCCGAGTCGGTCGTGGAGATACACGAACTCCTCTCTTTGTACTTGGAGCGGGCCGGGCGTGGCGGCTTCCGGCTCCACACGAAGGTACAGGTCGACGATCTGATCGTCGAGGGCGGTCGAGTGTCCGGCGTCCATGCCGGCGACCGCGACATTAGGGCCGACGTGGTGATCGACGCTTCCGGCGCATGGGCCGGCCGGCTCGGACGCGCCGCGCCGCTGCCCCTTCGTCCTCTCCGCCGCCACCTGTTCGTGACAGGTCCCGCGCCCGGCTGGCATCGCGATGGCCCCGTCGTCTGGATCTGGGAGAGCGATCTGTATGCTCGGCCCGAAGGCGAGGGAGTGCTGATTTCGCCGTGCGACGAAACGCTGACCGCCCCGATCGCGCCCGACGTTGATCCGGCGGCGATCGACCTGCTTGCCGAAAAGGTCGCGGCACACGCGCCGGGGTTACAGGATCTCGAACTCCGCCGCGCCTGGGCGTGCCTTCGGACCTTTGCACCGGACCGGCGCCCGGTGATCGGGGCCGATCCCGACCTCCCGGGGCTTTTCCATGTCTCCGGCCTCGGAGGCTTCGGCATGTCGTGCAGCGCGGCAGTCGGCGAGCTGGCGGCCGCGACGATCGCCGATCAGCCGGTCGAGTGGATCGATGCCGGCTGCGTGTCCGCCGGGCGATACCGTTCGTCGAGCCCTTTGACCATCAGCCACGCCGCCAGAGCCACATAG
- a CDS encoding DUF4386 domain-containing protein — protein MMKQIAEASPRLKARVAGVFWLMVFMAGSLALFIRGGPLFSAANIVAPLCYIVVTLLLYDLLKPVNRCVSLLAAFFGLAGCAISLFGLTGFILLRDLVFFGLQCLLVGYLIFRSTFLPRILGVLMVFAGLGWLTFLWPPLAKDLSPYNLAPGMIGEGLLIVWLLVAGVNERRWKEQAGLAGRRG, from the coding sequence ATGATGAAACAGATTGCGGAGGCGTCGCCCCGGTTGAAGGCCAGGGTCGCCGGCGTCTTCTGGTTGATGGTCTTTATGGCGGGCTCACTCGCTCTCTTCATTCGCGGCGGTCCTCTCTTCTCCGCGGCCAACATCGTCGCGCCCTTGTGCTATATCGTCGTGACGCTGCTCCTCTATGACCTGCTCAAGCCGGTGAACAGGTGCGTGTCCTTGCTGGCGGCGTTCTTCGGCCTCGCAGGGTGCGCCATAAGCCTCTTCGGCCTCACCGGGTTCATTCTTTTGAGAGACCTGGTGTTCTTCGGTCTCCAGTGCCTCCTGGTCGGCTACCTCATTTTCAGATCCACATTCCTGCCTCGAATTCTCGGTGTGTTGATGGTGTTTGCCGGTTTGGGCTGGCTGACGTTTCTCTGGCCGCCGCTCGCAAAGGATCTGTCCCCTTACAATCTGGCCCCCGGCATGATCGGCGAAGGATTGTTGATCGTGTGGCTCCTCGTGGCCGGTGTGAACGAACGACGGTGGAAGGAGCAGGCTGGCCTTGCTGGGAGGCGCGGATGA